DNA from Leptolyngbya iicbica LK:
GTATCGTTCTTAACTTTGGCCTTCATAATTCACACATCTCATCACGGTTAACGGAGGCAGCCGCAGCAGTGAGCGGGCAAGCATCAAGCGGCATCGGTAAGGGCGATCGCCTCTGGCAGGCACACAACCTTGATCACGGCACCTGCTTGTTTCCAGAGTTCCCAAAAAGTGGGTGGCTCAAATCATCGGGATTATGCCGCAACATCCCCAGGACGGCAGAACCCGCTTTGCAATAAAGACGAATTTGGGCCGCTTTTTAACATTCTGTGATGATCGTTTACGGCCTGGGGGCGATCGCGTTGCCCGATTTCGAGCCGCCCTACTCGGAATATGACGAGGCCCTCCTCCGACCCGTTCATCCTGGCTTAGAGCGATCGCCAATCGCCGGCCAAAATGAATGCCGCCCAATAGTAGGGATGTTGATACTCGCCGTCGGACGCCAGCATTTCTAACTGCACCGCCCGCAACGCGGCGCTACGCCCCAGGCCAGCGGCCAGTTTTTCGTAATAACGCGCCATCAGGCTCTGAGTGCCAAAATCGCTCACCTGCCACAGGCTCATCAGTTGAGATTCGGCCCCCGCGATGGCAAACGCTCGTCTCAATCCATACACCCCTTCACCATTGGCGATATCGCCCAGACCAGTGTCACAAGCAGACAGCACGACGAGTTGAGTGCCCAAGAGGTTGAGGCTAGAGGCTTCTAAAGCCGTAAATACGCCGTCTTCACTGCCGCTACGGCGACGGTTGAAACCCGCTAATGCCAGACCAGAGCGCAGTAGGGGATTTTCGACATCAACACTGGCGCGGGGCAGCGGACTCGGCAAGGTGCCATCGCTAGCGACCACACCAATGCCTCGACCTTCTACGGCTGGCGGCTCCACATCCGTCAAAAAGAAGCCGTGGGTAGCGATATGGAGGATGCGCGGAGCCTGGACTTGCTTTACCGCATTTTCTGTCGCCTGGTCGGTCGTCAAGACCCTGGCGTTGGGCAAGAACGGGCGAATCGCTTCGGCCTCGGCGGCCGTCCCCGGTAGTCGCGTAAATTGCAGCTGTCTGAAATCAGCCGCCCGACTGTCGGCTCTTGTCCCTGACCCGGCGGCCACATCTGAGCGAGGGAAGTTGGCGGCAGTCTCGTAGTCCGGATCCGCCAGGATCAGCGCCGGATTTTGACTCGGCTCCACCGCATCCAATTTGAGCAGGTCGCGCCCGGAGTTGAGATAGCTGATCTGGTATTGCTGCACCAGATAATCACCCCCCGGTTCGGTTTGCAGCGCTTCAAACGGGAGTAAGTTGAGTTGTCCATCGGGGGAAATCAGCAGATGCTCAACTCCTGCCAAGTCGGGCGAGATCGCCCCCAACACCAAATCTGAAATGTTTTGCGTAATCTCGGCAACCGCATCACTGCCCGCCGTTGCCGAAAAGTCAGTAGCCGGATTTTGCAAGATCCCGACAAAGTCTTGCACCGCCGCCTCAATTGTCGCGGCATCCCCTAGATCTCGGGCCACGATCCGCCCGTCGGGGAACAACAGGTAGGCCGCATAGCGGGGGGCCGCAAAATTATTGGACCCAGCCGCCGTAAAGTTAGCCTCATTGAAGCGATCGCCCAGCGGTTGCGTCGGATCAAAGGGCCGGTAGCGAATGAACTCAATCAGGACGCCATTGTCAGGAATGCGTTGCTGAATCGCTGGGAGTTCCACGGGTTGGCCTGCCAGAGAGAGGTCGGCACTCTGACGGGCGATCGCCGCTTCCAACTGATTTACCTCACTCCGCAGCCGCGTGAGTCGCGTCTGATATTCTCGGTCAGACAGGTTGGCCGGTCGCTGGGTGGTGAGATTCGCCAGTTCTTGCTGCCCCCTGATCAACTGAGCAAGCAAATAGAGATCTTCAGGCGTGCCCCGCTGCCGCAAAATTTCTTGGGCTCTGACCCCCGCTTCTAAAACGCGCCCTTTGCGGCGCAGCAAATTGGTCAAGGCAAACTGGGCGGCTGGGGTGGAATGGGGGGCCGTGTCGAGGTGTAGAGAAACCACGTAATTGAGGGTATTCGCCAGCTTGGCAACATAGGCAATGCGATCGCTGTTGCCCAGATTGGCCAGGCTAATGTCTAAACTGACTTCTTCGATCGCAATGCCTTTGCGCAGGGTAGCGATCGCTTGCGGCACGTCACCTTGAGCCCGATATAGCCCCGCCAGGTTATAAAACATCGGCACCATGTAGATGCGATGACTCGCCGCTAAGGCTTGGATTTGCGGCGTCGTGTAGCCGTTGTCGCCAATGCTAGAAATCGAAGTAATGTAGCGGTCGTAATTGTTTAACGCCTGGGTGTAAAGGGCTTCGGCTTCGGGATAGCGGCCCTGGGTTTGATAAATCAACGCAAGGTTGTTGAGGCTCGTGGAGACTTGCGGCGACTCAACTTCCGCCTCAGGATATTGTGCTTGATAAATCGTCAGGGCTTCTCGATACAGCGTTTCAGCCGCGTCATAGCGCTGCTGCGTGACGTAATAACTGGCTAAAGTCTCGATTTTGACCGCGAGATCAAAGGGATCATCGCCTTCCCGAGCCCGAGCGACAGTTTGGGCCAGCAACGCTTCGGTCTCACTAGTGGGATCGTTATTAGCAGTAGGCAAGTTAGGCTCTGCGCCTTCGCGACCTTGAGCTTGCCGGACAAAGGCCAGGTTCGTTTCCATTAGCGCCACCAGGTCAGCGCGATCGCCCGGATCAGCCTGCAACATCGCTAATGCCGCCTCATAGAATTCGGCAGCCTGATCTAACTGCTCGCGCTGCACCGCGATCGCCCCCAAACTATCCAAAACCATCGCCTGCTGCGCTGCATAGCCTGTGGGCTGGGCTTGATAGATATCGAGCGCCTCCAGCAACAGCGGTTCGGCATCGGCGTAGCGATTTTGCATCAAGTACAAAGTCGCCAAGCCATACAAACTCTCGGCAACATCAGGATGACGGTCGCCCAAGCGTAAGCGTGCTGTGATGAGATCTTCTTCCATCAGCGGAATGGCCGCGCTAAATGAATTCTGAAAGAAAGCTTCTGAAGCTTGCTCACTAGGCAAAAATCCCGTCAGGTTTCGTTGACCTTGGGCATAGGCATCTGCTGGAATGTCTGATGACAGCTGAATCTGCTGGAGCTCGTTGGCCTCCGGCGTACGCCACGATAAGCGGTATTGCCCCGTTTGCCTGGGCTGACGAGACTGGGCGAGAATCAGATAAGTGCCACTGGTCGGGAGGACTACCAGCATTTCAGCGTTATCCTCACGACTGCGATCGCGATCGGCAGCCATGCTCTCCCCGGCGGGATTGATGAGCACTAGGGCCGGCTGGAAGTCAGTGCTTTCCATCTCAATCAACAGCGCTTCTCGTTCGACGCCTTCAAAGGTATGAATCTCGAAATAACTGCCATCGTCTAACGTGCGGCTAGTTGGGCTCAGGCTGCCGTTAATCGATTCCGGTGGCACATTCCCCTCGCTTTGCACGATCGCAAAGTCATGGATGATGGCCCAACTCAGCCCATAGGTACCAGCCGCAGACGGTTCCACTGTGCTCACGACCACCCGGTATTGCCCGTACGACGGCAAATCAGCCCGCAGGGTCGCAAAGGGCATCCGGGTTTCTTGGGTCGAGGCTTGCGCTACGGTCTCGCCATTGGGGCCAACCAACCGCATTTGGACATCAAAGCCGCTGGTGTTGATTTCAAGAAAGACCCGTTCACCCGCTGCGCCCGCAAACTCATGATCGACGCTCTCGTAGCGCTCACCGCCGCTCACTTGCTGGCTGACCGAACCGCGCGTCATGTCTGAGGTCGACTGGCTGCGGGACGCCAATTGCTGCGAGGCGTCTGGCCCCTGGGTGGCAGACGAGAGGGGTGAGAGGGACTGGATCTGAGCCTGACTCGGCAAGGCCATGCCCAGCAATAGCCCGGTGATGGCACCGCCCATCAGCCAATCATGCTTACTCATTCGGTTGGGATTCCTTATTCGCTAATGGTTGGTCTGCTGGCAACGTTAATCATCGAGGCCAGATTGCTCGCGGATGCTGCGGGCGATCGCCGACACATCTTCGTCGCCAAAACCGCGCCCGATCAGCCCCGTCTCGATTTGCTCCACATAAGCGGCCATGGGCAGTGTGACCCCCAACTCCCGAGCCGCTTCGAGGGCAATGTTGAGGTCTTTGCGGTGCAGCCGCACGCGAAACCCAAGAGGATAGTCATTTTTGATCATGTTGCCAGAGCGATTATCCAGTCCCCAAGACCCGGCGGCTCCGCCACTGACAGCCTGCACGACGCGCTCCATATCGAGGTCAGCTTTCATGCCGAGGGCCAGTCCTTCGGCGATCGCCCAGTAAGTCCCCGCCACAATAATTTGGTTAATGGCTTTGGTGGTTTGTCCCGCCCCAATCGGCCCCACGTGGGTGATCGTTTTGCCCATGGCGGCAAGGACAGGCCGCACTTTTTCCACCACAGCGGCATCGCCCCCAGCCATGATCGACAGCGTCCCCTTCTGTGCCCCCTCGGAACCGCCGGACACCGGGGCATCCACCATATCAATCTGCCGCTCGGCCAACGCGGCCGCGATCGCGTGTGTCACCGTGGGGCTAATCGTGGACATATCAACGACGACTGTGCCTGGTTGCGCCCCGTGAATGATACCGTTGTCCCCCAAAATCACCGCTTCCACATCAGGGGTGTCACTGACACAGGTGATCACGACTTCAGCTGCTTGCGCGGCAGCTTGAGGTGAGTCAGCCCGTTTTGCCCCAGCTTCCATCAGAGGCAGTTCGCGATCGCGGGTGCGATTGTGCACCGTCACCTCGTGGCCCGCCCGGAGCAAATTCAAAGCCATGGGGCCACCCATCGTGCCCAATCCCACAAATGCCACTTTCACGATCGCCGTCCTCAAGCATTAATTCTTATCTTCAGGCTACCCCCCTGACTCCCTGGGGCAAACCCTCACCGCCCGGTCAGCCCGTTTACAAACCGCAGTAATCAGGATAAATACTGAAGGAGTGTTCTACTTTGGAAAGTGATCGATATACTATCGCCAGCGTTGTACCCACGCTCTGACAGCCAGATATAGAGTGCAGAGCGCCCCAACCCGACCCGTTACGCTAGAGATGTATCGCCCCCGCCATTGTCGTAGACCCTATGAGCAGTTCCCAGCACTCCAATTCCCAGTGGTCTCAGGGCAGTTCGGCCCAGCCTTCTCGATTGCGGGCCGGTGCCCCACCCCCACCCAAACGCGACCAGCGACCGCGACCTGCGTCCCGACCCGCGACAGCCGCGTCACGGTCAGGGAGACCCCCAACCCCGCCCCAGGCGCGAGCTACTCAGTCCCCCGTGGTGGACTCTGAGACCCTTCAGTTTGACGAACCGCCCACGAATCGTCGATTTAACCGCTGGCTCATCGGTGCGTTTCTCATGGTGGTAGCGTTAGGGGGCGTGGCGGGCGCTTCGGCGGTGAGTCTGATGAGCATTCCCAATTTGCCCAACTGTCGGGCGGTGTCATGGCGGTTTGCGTCGGCTGCAACCCGATTGCAATGTGCCGAAGCCTATGCCGATCAGGGCACGGTGGAAAGTTTGCTAGCGGCGATCGCCCTGGTGGAAGCCCTGCCCGACGATCACCCGATGCGGGGCGAAATTAATGATCGGGTGGAACTTTGGGCCGACGAAATTTTGCACATTGCCGATCAGACCTTTAATCAGGGCGAGCTCGAAACCGCCATCGACATGGCGCAACAGATTCCCGAGAATACGGCTGCTGCTGCCCTGGTCAGCGATCGCATTGAGCGGTGGCAAGCCATTTGGGAACAGGCCGAATCCATCTTTCGCAAAGCTGAAAATCATTTGCGGGCCTCGCAGTTTCGCGAAGCCTTTTCAGCAGCGATTCAGCTCCGCACCGTTGATAACGAATACTGGGCCAACACTCGTTACGACGAACTGACCAGTCTGATCAGTCGCACCCGCGAAGAAGTCAATATTTTGGCAAATGCCGAACGCACCGCCAGTAGCGGCACTTTAGAAGGCATTGTGACGGCATTAGAACAAGTCGCGGCCATTTCTTCGGAAAGCTACGTGTACGGCGACGCCCAGACAATTTTGAAGTCCCTCAGCCGGGATCTATTGGCTCTGGCAGAAGCCGCCCTGGAAGACCGCAACAGTGCCGAGGCGTTGCGCATCTTAGCGGAAATTCCGAAATCGGTGGACTTAGGCCAAGAAGTGGCGGACTTTCGGACGCTGGCCGATGCCTATGAACTGACCTGGTCGCGCACAACGACGGGCTACGAAGCGGCGATCGTGCGCCTGCAAAGCATCACCCGCGATCGCCCTCTGTATGAAAAAGCGCGGACCCTGCGCCGCCAATGGCAGGCCGAATTAGAGGCTGTGGCTCAACTCAACTGGGCGCAGCAAATCGCTCGTCCCGGCACGGTGGACAGTCTGCGGGCGGCGATCGCCGAAGCCGAGGAAATCAGCACCAGCAATCCCTTTTGGGATGATACCCAAGACCAGATTGATACCTGGCGACGCAGCATCGCCCTGATCGAAGACCAGCCCTACATCGATCAGGCCAAACTCATCGCGGTGGCGGGCGATCCGGCCAGTCTGCAAGCCGCCATTAACGAGGTGCAGCAGATTTCCAGCAATAGCTATCTCTATGACGAGGCGCAAGATTTAGCCGCCGACTGGCGCTGGCAAATTCAAAGAATTGAAAATCGGCCCATCTTGACTCAGGCCCAACGCCTCGCTGACGCCGGCAATTTTGGGCAGGCCATCAACGTGGCCTCACAGATTCCTGCTAGCGAGGCCGTGTACGACGAAGCCCAAGCAGCGATCTCCGACTGGCAAACCGAAGAAGCCAGTCTCTACGCCTATCAACAAGCCCTATTAGTCGCTGAGACAGGGACCGTCAGCGCCCTCGCACGCGCCATAAATTTGGCGCAACAGGTGCCCACCAGCAGCCCCGACTGGAGCCTAGCCCAGCAGGCCGCCAACCAGTGGAGTTGGGATATTATGGGCATTGCGGAATCTACGGCCTTTAGCAATCCCACCGAAGCGATCAGCATTGTGCAGCAGATTCCCTCTGGCACGGCAGCCTATCCCGCCGCCCAACAGCGCTTACAAGCCTGGCGACAGCCGCTGACTAATCCCGCTGGGGTGGAAGCCGTAAATCAATAGAATCCCCACGCAGCCGTTGGGACATGCCGGGATCATGCTCTCTGAGCGCACGGAGGAGACGGTTCCCTTTCGCTGCTTCAGGTAAGCCTAGGCTGGTTGCTTGAGCAGGGAACCGTCCCAGCGATCCCACAGGGGACGAGCTCAAGGGAGTCGGTTTGAGCGTAACTGTGAACCGGGGTTTGGCGACGGTATTGATGTCTCTGCGGGGATTTTTTGGCGGCAGTGAGAAAAGCCGTCATCACCTGCTCTTGAGCGAATTTTGCCCTAGTAAAACCCTGATTCCTCAGAGGCATTTTTGATTGCCAACTCACCCATTTTGGCCCTCATCGCAGTCAGATAGCGGGCCTTTATATTGCTTTTTTCCCTTTCAGAGCTCTGCTGTATCATAAGAAAGTTAACGGCTTCCAGCTTCTAGAGTCTTGATAATTTTATGGGTTCTGTCGGGCATCAATCCAGCACTTTTGCGGTCACAACACCGCTGTATTACGTGAATGCATTGCCGCATATTGGCAGTGCTTACACCACGATCGCGGCGGATGCGATCGCCCGTTTTCAGCGCCTGCTAGGTCACCCGGTACTGATGATCACAGGCACCGATGAACACGGCCAAAAAATTCAGCGCACCGCCGAAGAGCGTGGCGTTGCCCCCCAAGACCACTGCGATGAAATTGTCAGCGGCTTTCAGGATCTGTGGCAGCGATTAAACATCAACTACGATCGCTTTAGCCGCACCACTGCCGAGCGCCACGAAGCGATCGTCAAAGAGTTTTATCAGCGCGTGTGGGAAAGCGGCGACATTTACGCTGGTCGTCAACAAGGTTGGTACTGCGTCTCTTGCGAAGAATTCAAAGAAGAACGCGATCTTCTGGAAGGAAATTTGTGCCCGATTCACACCAACAAGGCAGTGGAATGGCGGGACGAAAACAATTACTTTTTCAAGCTGTCAAATTATCAGGCCAAACTAGAGCAGCTTTATGCCGAGCAGCCGGACTTTATTCAGCCCGCCAGTCGCCGCAATGAAGTTCTGAATTTTGTCCAGCAGGGCCTCCAAGACTTCTCCATTTCGCGGGTCAATTTAGATTGGGGCTTCCCCGTTCCCAGCGACCCTGAGCATACGCTGTATGTCTGGTTTGACGCGCTGTTGGGCTACGTTACAGCCCTGCTTGATCCAGAAGATGAGCCCACGTTAGATAACGCGCTAAAACAGTGGTGGCCGATCAATATTCACCTGATTGGCAAAGATATTCTGCGGTTTCATGCTGTGTATTGGCCTGCCATGCTGATGTCAGCGGGCTTGCCCTTACCGGGCCGAGTCTTTGGCCACGGTTTCCTCACCAAAGATGGCCAAAAAATGGGCAAGAGCTTAGGCAATACCCTTGACCCGTTTGCCCTGGTCGATCAGTACGGAGCCGATGCCGTACGATTTTATTTCTTAAAAGAAATTGAATTTGGGCGAGACGGTGATTTTAACGAGACGCGGTTTATCAACGTCCTCAATGCCGACCTGGCCAACGATTTGGGCAATCTCTTAAATCGCACCCTCAAGATGGCAGGCCGTTATTGCGACGGTAAGATTCCTACTGTCACCCCTGACGCTTTAGGCGATGAAAATCCTCTAAAGGATAAGGGCAGTGGTTTGGCCGCACAGGTACAAGCCGCATTTGATCAACTGGCGTTTAGTGAAGCCTGTGAAGCGGCCTTAGGGTTAGTCCGGGCCAGCAATAAATATCTGGATGACACGGCCCCTTGGACTTTATATAAACAAGGCCAGCAGGCTGAGACGGAAGCTGTACTGTATACCGTTTTAGAGTCGGTGAGATTGGCCGGATATTTACTGTCGCCGATTGTGCCCGGTTTAGCGACCGCCATCTACAATCAATTGGGCTTTGAAGGCAATTTTGATGAGTTAGAAATCGGCCAACGATTTCCTTACAAAACCCACAGTGTTTGGGGCCTGCTGCCTGGTGAACAACCTCTCGGTAAAGCAAAACCCATTTTTCAACGGATTGAGGTAGAAGCTTAAGAGAGGTAGGCCAAAATCGCAACTTCGTCATTTCAGCGACTACACTCAAGATCTTTAAGAAGCCAGACATAAAAAAGCGATGTTAAACAACCACGACCTGCTGAGCGAAGACCCGATTTTTACGCCAGAACAAGTGTTAGAAAATCGCGGACGAGTCGCAATTTTTATTGACGGTTCTAACCTGTTTTATGCGGCGTTGCAGCTTGGCATTGAGATTGACTACACCAAACTGCTGTGTCGATTGACGGGAGGCTCGCGGCTCTTTCGCGCCTTCTTCTATACTGGCGTCGATCGCACCAATGAAAAGCAACAGGGCTTTTTGCTCTGGATGCGGCGCAACGGCTACCGCGTCATTGCCAAAGACCTGGTGCAGTTGCCGGATGGGTCTAAAAAAGCCAACCTGGATGTCGAAATTGCGGTTGATATGATGGCGCTGGTCGACTTTTACGACACGGCGATTTTAGTCAGTGGCGATGGCGACCTAGCCTATGCGGTGGATGCCGCCAGCTATCGCGGCGCGCGCATTGAGGTGGTGAGTCTGCGATCGATGACTAGCGATAGCCTGATTAATGTGTCCGATCGCTACATTGACCTCGAGCAAATTAAGGGCGAAGTGAAGAAACTGCCCCGCCAGGGTGGCTACACCTATCGCCCGCTGTCAGTGCCTGAAGAAGAAGAAATCAACACCTAACGGTCTGGAGCCAACGTTCCTCTTGGCCCAGTCAGCGATTACCGCGCTCGGAAGCGGATGAGACTGCTAAGCTGACGAAGGCTATGGCGTTTATTGTTGCCGTCACTTGCGTATGAAACGTTCCGTTTGGTGGCTATTGGCTGGGGTTGCTGGGTTTATTGCGATCTCGGTGGGGGTACGAACCTGTAGTCCCACTGGTTCTTGGTGGGAAAATACGGCCGAGGATAGCGAGCAAGTTGACCCGCGATTGACCCTACGCAACGTCACCCTAGAGCAGCGCGATGAATCGGGCAATCTGCTGTGGAAGGTCGACGCCGATGAAGTCACCTACAGCGCCAACCAAGAAGTCGCGAACTTAGTCAATCCCGAAGGGGAGCTGTACCAAGATGGCGAACTGCTCTATCGCGTCAGAGGCGATCAAGGCATCATCCGGGAGAATGGCAAACTCCTCTTCCTCGAAGACAATATTGTGGCGACGGGCATTCAGAACGAAATGGTGATTAATGCCCAGAGCCTGGAATGGCAGCCTGACAACAAGCTAATGATTATTCGCAACGGGCTGACCGGCAGCCATCCCCAAGTGCGGGCACAAGCCGATGAAGCCTATATCTACGATGGCGAAAAGCGCATGGAGTTTTTGGGCAATGTCATTGCCACGACCGTGACCGAAAATCCTGATACTGAACCCTGGGTCAAATTGCAGAGCGACATGTTGCAATGGCGCTGGCTTGAGGAAACGTTGGAGACCGAACGTCCCATTAAGGTGGAACGTTTGGCAAACGGGAAAGTGACCCAGGTGCTGACCGGACAGCGCAGTCTGGTGGAACTGGATGAAGAACGCGCCACCATCGAGGGCGACGTCCAGGGGCAGTTGCTGGATGTTCCCCTGAACCTAACCGCTGACAAAGCGATGTGGGAAGTCGGAGAGGAAATCATTCGAGCGGAAGATTCGGTGCGCGTCGTGAATCCGGAGGAACAAATCACCGTAACGGCCCAACGTGGACAGTTTGTGTTGGCCGAAGAAGTGGCCGTATTCAATCAAGATGTGGTGGCGATCGCGGCCCGCAACAACGGACGTTTGGCAACTGATCGTCTGCGCTGGAATCTTGCCGACCAAACGGTCTTGGCGGAAGGCAACGTCGCCTACCAGCAGAGCAATCCCCAACTCACGATTCGCGGGGCAAGAGCGCAGGGCCGCATCGAAGAGCAAACCGTCGTGGTGGATGGGGGCGATCGCGTCGTCACCGAAATCGTCCCCAATTTTTAGCGGACTGTGCCAGCCCACTGGTGAACATGAATTTGTCGGGAGACGGTTCCCATTAGCTGACAACCCGATCACCCCAGGTAAGCTGACCAGCAGCTGAGCTTAAGCAACTCACTAATCGCCCCTGTTGCAGGGTTGAGAGTGGCACGATCGCTGCACGGATCATGGACCGGAAAACAACCCCAACTGATCACTCCAGGCACCCGGTCCCTGCTGGAAGACCCGAAACCCTGAAGTCATAACGAAGGGACCGGGTGCCTCAGCATTGGGATGATCGGGATTTTCATCGTTAGGTAATGCCGTGTCAGCCATGACTCTTGTCCTGAAATTGTGCACATGCCAAATCCCATGCTCCTCAGCCCTGATTGCCCGACCGCTTAGCCCAACGACTCGCGGTATTCGGCGAGTAGCTTCGGCAGGTAATCGTAGCCGTCAACGCCAATTTGTTTGAGGAAAGCGGGACGATAGGCTTCTAGTGCCGCTTGAAATGCCTCCTGGCCGAGTTGACCATAGAGGATGCTCAGGGTGCCTGCGGGCTGGTGCCATTGTTCTGAGTTGATTTGCCAGAGCAGATACATGCTCAGCGCCGCGCAGAACACCGACATTTGAGTATTTTCAAGATTTTGGTAGGCGATCGCCAGATAGCTATAATTCACCCCCTGCAAAAAGACATCG
Protein-coding regions in this window:
- a CDS encoding CHAT domain-containing tetratricopeptide repeat protein; this encodes MSKHDWLMGGAITGLLLGMALPSQAQIQSLSPLSSATQGPDASQQLASRSQSTSDMTRGSVSQQVSGGERYESVDHEFAGAAGERVFLEINTSGFDVQMRLVGPNGETVAQASTQETRMPFATLRADLPSYGQYRVVVSTVEPSAAGTYGLSWAIIHDFAIVQSEGNVPPESINGSLSPTSRTLDDGSYFEIHTFEGVEREALLIEMESTDFQPALVLINPAGESMAADRDRSREDNAEMLVVLPTSGTYLILAQSRQPRQTGQYRLSWRTPEANELQQIQLSSDIPADAYAQGQRNLTGFLPSEQASEAFFQNSFSAAIPLMEEDLITARLRLGDRHPDVAESLYGLATLYLMQNRYADAEPLLLEALDIYQAQPTGYAAQQAMVLDSLGAIAVQREQLDQAAEFYEAALAMLQADPGDRADLVALMETNLAFVRQAQGREGAEPNLPTANNDPTSETEALLAQTVARAREGDDPFDLAVKIETLASYYVTQQRYDAAETLYREALTIYQAQYPEAEVESPQVSTSLNNLALIYQTQGRYPEAEALYTQALNNYDRYITSISSIGDNGYTTPQIQALAASHRIYMVPMFYNLAGLYRAQGDVPQAIATLRKGIAIEEVSLDISLANLGNSDRIAYVAKLANTLNYVVSLHLDTAPHSTPAAQFALTNLLRRKGRVLEAGVRAQEILRQRGTPEDLYLLAQLIRGQQELANLTTQRPANLSDREYQTRLTRLRSEVNQLEAAIARQSADLSLAGQPVELPAIQQRIPDNGVLIEFIRYRPFDPTQPLGDRFNEANFTAAGSNNFAAPRYAAYLLFPDGRIVARDLGDAATIEAAVQDFVGILQNPATDFSATAGSDAVAEITQNISDLVLGAISPDLAGVEHLLISPDGQLNLLPFEALQTEPGGDYLVQQYQISYLNSGRDLLKLDAVEPSQNPALILADPDYETAANFPRSDVAAGSGTRADSRAADFRQLQFTRLPGTAAEAEAIRPFLPNARVLTTDQATENAVKQVQAPRILHIATHGFFLTDVEPPAVEGRGIGVVASDGTLPSPLPRASVDVENPLLRSGLALAGFNRRRSGSEDGVFTALEASSLNLLGTQLVVLSACDTGLGDIANGEGVYGLRRAFAIAGAESQLMSLWQVSDFGTQSLMARYYEKLAAGLGRSAALRAVQLEMLASDGEYQHPYYWAAFILAGDWRSL
- a CDS encoding NAD(P)-dependent oxidoreductase, with amino-acid sequence MKVAFVGLGTMGGPMALNLLRAGHEVTVHNRTRDRELPLMEAGAKRADSPQAAAQAAEVVITCVSDTPDVEAVILGDNGIIHGAQPGTVVVDMSTISPTVTHAIAAALAERQIDMVDAPVSGGSEGAQKGTLSIMAGGDAAVVEKVRPVLAAMGKTITHVGPIGAGQTTKAINQIIVAGTYWAIAEGLALGMKADLDMERVVQAVSGGAAGSWGLDNRSGNMIKNDYPLGFRVRLHRKDLNIALEAARELGVTLPMAAYVEQIETGLIGRGFGDEDVSAIARSIREQSGLDD
- the metG gene encoding methionine--tRNA ligase, with amino-acid sequence MGSVGHQSSTFAVTTPLYYVNALPHIGSAYTTIAADAIARFQRLLGHPVLMITGTDEHGQKIQRTAEERGVAPQDHCDEIVSGFQDLWQRLNINYDRFSRTTAERHEAIVKEFYQRVWESGDIYAGRQQGWYCVSCEEFKEERDLLEGNLCPIHTNKAVEWRDENNYFFKLSNYQAKLEQLYAEQPDFIQPASRRNEVLNFVQQGLQDFSISRVNLDWGFPVPSDPEHTLYVWFDALLGYVTALLDPEDEPTLDNALKQWWPINIHLIGKDILRFHAVYWPAMLMSAGLPLPGRVFGHGFLTKDGQKMGKSLGNTLDPFALVDQYGADAVRFYFLKEIEFGRDGDFNETRFINVLNADLANDLGNLLNRTLKMAGRYCDGKIPTVTPDALGDENPLKDKGSGLAAQVQAAFDQLAFSEACEAALGLVRASNKYLDDTAPWTLYKQGQQAETEAVLYTVLESVRLAGYLLSPIVPGLATAIYNQLGFEGNFDELEIGQRFPYKTHSVWGLLPGEQPLGKAKPIFQRIEVEA
- the lptC gene encoding LPS export ABC transporter periplasmic protein LptC, which translates into the protein MKRSVWWLLAGVAGFIAISVGVRTCSPTGSWWENTAEDSEQVDPRLTLRNVTLEQRDESGNLLWKVDADEVTYSANQEVANLVNPEGELYQDGELLYRVRGDQGIIRENGKLLFLEDNIVATGIQNEMVINAQSLEWQPDNKLMIIRNGLTGSHPQVRAQADEAYIYDGEKRMEFLGNVIATTVTENPDTEPWVKLQSDMLQWRWLEETLETERPIKVERLANGKVTQVLTGQRSLVELDEERATIEGDVQGQLLDVPLNLTADKAMWEVGEEIIRAEDSVRVVNPEEQITVTAQRGQFVLAEEVAVFNQDVVAIAARNNGRLATDRLRWNLADQTVLAEGNVAYQQSNPQLTIRGARAQGRIEEQTVVVDGGDRVVTEIVPNF
- a CDS encoding LabA-like NYN domain-containing protein, with the protein product MLNNHDLLSEDPIFTPEQVLENRGRVAIFIDGSNLFYAALQLGIEIDYTKLLCRLTGGSRLFRAFFYTGVDRTNEKQQGFLLWMRRNGYRVIAKDLVQLPDGSKKANLDVEIAVDMMALVDFYDTAILVSGDGDLAYAVDAASYRGARIEVVSLRSMTSDSLINVSDRYIDLEQIKGEVKKLPRQGGYTYRPLSVPEEEEINT
- a CDS encoding chromosome segregation ATPase translates to MSSSQHSNSQWSQGSSAQPSRLRAGAPPPPKRDQRPRPASRPATAASRSGRPPTPPQARATQSPVVDSETLQFDEPPTNRRFNRWLIGAFLMVVALGGVAGASAVSLMSIPNLPNCRAVSWRFASAATRLQCAEAYADQGTVESLLAAIALVEALPDDHPMRGEINDRVELWADEILHIADQTFNQGELETAIDMAQQIPENTAAAALVSDRIERWQAIWEQAESIFRKAENHLRASQFREAFSAAIQLRTVDNEYWANTRYDELTSLISRTREEVNILANAERTASSGTLEGIVTALEQVAAISSESYVYGDAQTILKSLSRDLLALAEAALEDRNSAEALRILAEIPKSVDLGQEVADFRTLADAYELTWSRTTTGYEAAIVRLQSITRDRPLYEKARTLRRQWQAELEAVAQLNWAQQIARPGTVDSLRAAIAEAEEISTSNPFWDDTQDQIDTWRRSIALIEDQPYIDQAKLIAVAGDPASLQAAINEVQQISSNSYLYDEAQDLAADWRWQIQRIENRPILTQAQRLADAGNFGQAINVASQIPASEAVYDEAQAAISDWQTEEASLYAYQQALLVAETGTVSALARAINLAQQVPTSSPDWSLAQQAANQWSWDIMGIAESTAFSNPTEAISIVQQIPSGTAAYPAAQQRLQAWRQPLTNPAGVEAVNQ